A region from the Carassius carassius chromosome 33, fCarCar2.1, whole genome shotgun sequence genome encodes:
- the LOC132113556 gene encoding cytochrome P450 4V2-like: MGVLFGLYILGIIFIAILLLLLASTTYHPLKNYIGKWNEMRPIPGMPGAYPIIGNALQFKTNAGDFFNQIIEGTNENRHLPLVKVWVGPVPFLILYHAENIEVVLSNSRHLDKSYSYRFLHPWLGTGLLTSTGEKWRNRRKMLTPTFHFSILSDFLEVMNEQTDILIQRMEKHIDGEPFNCFSYITLCALDIICETAMGKKIYAQSNSESEYVQSVYKMSDIITKRQRAPWLWPDWIYSKLKEGKEHSRRLRILHSFTASVIKERSKFMSSEPTSDSDQGPRKRQAFLDMLLKTTYEDGKNLNHEDIQEEVDTFMFEGHDTTAASMNWALHLIGSHPEVLKAVQVELQEVFGSSDRHVGVEDLKKLRYLECVIKESLRIFPSVPLFARSICETCQINGFKVPKGVNAVIIPYALHRDPRYFPEPEDFRPERFLPENSKGRHPYAYIPFSAGPRNCIGQRFAMMEEKVVLATILRHFDVEACQSREELRPLGELILRPEKGIWIKLQRRTK, translated from the exons ATGGGTGTCCTTTTTGGATTATACATCTTGGGGATTATATTCATAGCCATTCTTTTACTTCTTTTAGCATCTACTACATATCATCCACTTAAAAATTATATAGGAAAATGGAACGAAATGAGACCAATTCCAGGAATGCCGGGCGCTTATCCAATCATTGGTAATGCACTACAGTTTAAAACCAATGCAGGCG ATTTTTTCAACCAGATTATTGAAGGCACAAATGAAAACAGACACCTTCCTCTAGTAAAGGTCTGGGTGGGTCCAGTCCCCTTTCTGATCTTGTATCACGCAGAGAATATTGAG GTGGTCCTCAGTAATTCTAGACACCTTGACAAGTCATACTCATACAGGTTCCTGCACCCCTGGCTCGGCACAGGCCTGCTCACCAG CACAGGGGAAAAGTGGCGTAACCGACGTAAAATGCTGACTCCAACCTTCCACTTCTCCATCCTCTCTGACTTCCTAGAGGTGATGAATGAACAAACGGATATTTTGATTCAAAGGATGGAGAAGCACATAGACGGAGAGCCATTCAACTGCTTTAGCTACATTACATTATGTGCTTTGGACATCATATGTG AAACTGCAATGGGAAAGAAGATCTATGCCCAGAGTAATTCTGAATCTGAGTATGTCCAAAGTGTCTATAA AATGAGTGACATCATCACCAAGAGGCAGAGAGCACCATGGCTGTGGCCAGACTGGATCTACAGCAAGTTAAAGGAAGGCAAAGAACATTCCAGAAGATTGAGAATTCTTCACTCCTTCACTGCAAGT GTAATTAAGGAGAGATCGAAGTTTATGAGCTCTGAACCTACCAGTGATTCTGACCAGGGCCCGAGGAAAAGACAGGCCTTCCTAGATATGCTGTTAAAAACTACTTATGAGGATGGAAAGAATTTGAACCATGAGGACATTCAGGAGGAAGTGGACACCTTCATGTTTGAG GGTCATGATACCACTGCAGCTTCAATGAACTGGGCTTTACATCTGATTGGCTCCCATCCTGAGGTCCTGAAGGCAGTGCAGGTAGAACTACAGGAAGTGTTCG GTTCGTCAGACCGCCACGTGGGGGTTGAGGACCTGAAAAAGCTGCGCTACCTGGAGTGTGTCATTAAGGAGAGTCTGCGGATCTTCCCCTCCGTGCCTCTGTTTGCACGCAGCATCTGCGAGACCTGTCAGATCA ATGGGTTCAAGGTCCCAAAAGGAGTGAATGCTGTTATCATACCATATGCTCTTCACCGGGACCCGCGCTACTTTCCAGAACCTGAGGACTTTCGACCGGAAAGGTTTCTGCCAGAGAACAGCAAAGGGAGGCATCCATATGCGTACATCCCTTTCTCTGCAGGGCCAAGAAACTGCATCG GCCAGCGCTTCGCCATGATGGAGGAGAAGGTAGTTCTTGCTACAATCTTGCGTCACTTTGACGTAGAGGCATGTCAGAGCCGTGAGGAACTGCGGCCTCTTGGGGAACTCATTCTGCGTCCCGAGAAAGGCATTTGGATTAAACTACAAAGAAGAACCAAATAA